A part of Stigmatopora nigra isolate UIUO_SnigA unplaced genomic scaffold, RoL_Snig_1.1 HiC_scaffold_25, whole genome shotgun sequence genomic DNA contains:
- the phf21ab gene encoding PHD finger protein 21A isoform X5, protein MAAPTGRVQSLAQRGTFMLQLDAFPSGDGVQADPSAARLTASMMELQTLQEALKVEIQIHQKLVAQMKQDPQNADLKKQLHELQAKITALSEKQKKVVEQLRKELLVKQEPEAKVQLQVHAPPAGCEVRPTALQQIAGGLQQTLTVTPLLATKTLPLVLKAAPVLPQRPATVTMVTAAISKADLHGAPINLQVASKLNTHGLEPVRLVSKGTMLVRPKPGSPAVAIAPAPPPPPMMAAPQLLQRPVMLTAKLSPASLTPAAPIHQLRIVNGQPCVKGASGPLTGIVIAAPGARLAGAPRAPDPAACVPARPLQTGGTEPKTVKTAGGAEHRATLPPSATPPSSPPPGPKKEESPEKLAFMVSLGLVTHDHLEEIQSKRQERKRRTTANPVYSGAVFEPERKKSAVSYLNSPVHQATRKRGRPPKYGGVPESGHLTPTSPSSPVRPLPPPGPGDGDIHEDFCTVCRRSGQLLMCDTCSRVYHLDCLEPPLKNIPKGMWICPKCQDQILKKEEAIPWPGTLAIVHSYIAYKEAKEEEKQKLIKWSAELRLEREQLEQRVKQLSNSITKCMETKNGILARQKEMQLSLDKVKHLVRLIQAFNFKQTPPDPDGSKGLSQNGAEPPRPDDAHRPDDAHRPEDAPRPDDAPRPDDAPRPDDAPRPDDAPRPDDAPRPDDGPRPDDGPRPDDGPRPDDGPRPDDGPRPDDGPRPDDGPRPDDGPRPDDAHRPDDGPRPDDAHRPEDAHRPEDAPRPDDAPRPDDAPRPEEGPRPEDAHRPEDAHRPEDAHRPDDAPRPDDAPRPDDAPRPEEGPRPEEGPRPEEGPRPEEGPRPEEGPRPEEGPRPEEGPRPEEGPRPEDGPRPEDAHRPEDAHRPGDSDECEKGGDRALESGRDDPAFAPDRREGDAEDGPWPEALPTAPASPEPSSPSPLNIPPETALLRPPSTPPADLPESATLDKPDTTEQTSEPSQRPVPELGVAE, encoded by the exons AT GGCAGCACCCACGGGCAGAGTCCAGTCCCTAGCCCAGCG CGGCACGTTCATGCTTCAGTTGGATGCTTTTCCCAGCGGAGACGGGGTTCAG GCTGATCCTTCAGCTGCGAGACTGACGGCATCCATGATGGAACTGCAGACCCTGCAGGAGGCTCTGAAGGTGGAGATTCAGATCCACCAG AAACTGGTGGCCCAAATGAAGCAGGACCCTCAG AATGCCGATCTGAAGAAGCAACTTCACGAGCTTCAAGCCAAGATCACCGCCTTGAGCGAGAAGCAG AAAAAGGTGGTGGAGCAGCTGAGGAAAGAACTGCTGGTCAAGCAAGAACCCGAAGCCAAAGTGCAGCTCCAAGTCCATGCGCCGCCCGCGGGCTGTGAGGTCAGGCCCACCGCCCTGCAGCAGATTGCCGGAGGACTGCAGCAG ACTCTGACGGTGACGCCGCTCCTCGCCACCAAGACGTTACCCCTGGTGCTTAAAGCGGCGCCCGTCCTGCCGCAACGCCCGGCCACCGTCACCATGGTGACCGCCGCCATCTCCAAAGCCGACTTGCACGGCGCCCCCATCAACCTGCAAGTGGCGAGCAAACTCAACACGCACGGCTTGGAACCGGTCAGACTCGTGTCCAAGGGCACCATGCTG GTCAGGCCGAAGCCCGGCTCGCCCGCCGTCGCCATCGCCCCGGCCCCTCCGCCGCCGCCAATGATGGCGGCACCCCAGCTGCTTCAGAGACCCGTGATGTTAACCGCCAAGCTGTCGCCCGCCTCGCTGACACCCGCCGCCCCCATTCACCAGCTCCGCATTGTCAACGGGCAGCCCTGCGTCAAGGGCGCCTCCGGCCCTTTGACGGGCATCGTCATCGCCGCCCCCGGCGCCcggctcgccggcgctccccgGGCGCCCGACCCGGCCGCCTGCGTCCCCGCCCGGCCTCTGCAGACGGGCGGTACCGAACCCAAG ACCGTTAAAACGGCGGGCGGCGCGGAGCACAGGGCGACGCTCCCTCCGTCGGCGACTCCGCCCTCGTCACCGCCTCCCGGGCCCAAGAAGGAGGAGAGTCCCGAG AAACTGGCTTTCATGGTGTCGTTGGGACTCGTCACGCACGACCACTTGGAAG AGATACAGAGCAAACGGCAAGAACGCAAGAGGAGAACGACGGCCAACCCGGTCTACAGCGGTGCCGTCTTTGAACCCGAG AGGAAAAAGAGCGCCGTGAGTTACCTGAACAGCCCCGTACACCAGGCGACACGAAAGAGAG GTCGCCCACCCAAATACGGCGGCGTCCCGGAGTCGGGCCACCTTACCCCGACCTCCCCCTCCAGCCCCGTACGCCCCCTCCCCCCGCCCGGCCCCGGGGAC GGAGACATCCATGAGGACTTCTGCACTGTGTGCAGACGCAGCGGCCAGTTGCTCATGTGCGATACGTGTTCTCGTGTCTATCACCTGGACTGCCTGGAACCGCCCCTGAAAAACATTCCTAAAGGCATGTGGATCTGTCCAAAATGCCAAGATCAG ATCCTCAAGAAAGAAGAAGCCATTCCTTGGCCCGGAACGCTGGCCATAGTCCACTCCTACATCGCCTACAAAGAAG CGAAAGAAGAAGAGAAGCAGAAGCTCATCAAGTGGAGCGCAGAACTTAGGCTGGAGCGCGAGCAACTAGAACAACGAGTCAAGCAGCTCAGTAACTCCATCACG AAGTGCATGGAGACCAAGAATGGCATCCTAGCTCGCCAGAAGGAGATGCAGCTCTCTCTGGACAAGGTGAAACATCTGGTCCGTCTCATCCAAGCCTTCAACTTCAAGCAGACGCCGCCCGACCCCGACGGAAGTAAAGGCTTATCCCAAAATGGTGCGGAACCGCCCCGGCCCGATGACGCCCACCGGCCCGATGACGCCCACCGGCCCGAGGACGCCCCCCGGCCCGATGACGCCCCCCGGCCCGATGACGCCCCCCGGCCCGATGACGCCCCCCGGCCCGATGACGCCCCCCGGCCCGATGACGCCCCCCGGCCCGATGACGGCCCCCGGCCCGATGACGGCCCCCGGCCCGATGACGGCCCCCGGCCCGATGACGGCCCCCGGCCCGATGACGGCCCCCGGCCCGATGACGGCCCCCGGCCCGATGACGGCCCACGGCCCGATGACGGCCCCCGGCCCGATGACGCCCACCGGCCCGATGACGGCCCCCGGCCCGATGACGCCCACCGGCCCGAGGACGCCCACCGGCCCGAGGACGCCCCCCGGCCCGATGACGCCCCCCGGCCCGATGACGCCCCCCGGCCCGAGGAAGGCCCCCGGCCCGAGGACGCCCACCGGCCCGAGGACGCCCACCGGCCCGAGGACGCCCACCGGCCCGATGACGCCCCCCGGCCCGATGACGCCCCCCGGCCCGATGACGCCCCCCGGCCCGAGGAAGGCCCCCGGCCCGAGGAAGGCCCCCGGCCCGAGGAAGGCCCCCGGCCCGAGGAAGGCCCCCGGCCCGAGGAAGGCCCCCGGCCCGAGGAAGGCCCCCGGCCCGAGGAAGGCCCCCGGCCCGAGGAAGGCCCCCGGCCCGAGGACGGCCCCCGGCCCGAGGACGCCCACCGGCCCGAGGACGCCCACCGGCCCGGCGACTCGGACGAGTGCGAGAAAGGTGGGGACCGAGCGCTGGAAAGTGGTCGGGACGACCCGGCGTTCGCCCCCGACCGTCGGGAAGGAGATGCGGAGGATGGGCCTTGGCCAGAGGCTCTGCCTACGGCGCCCGCTTCCCCGGAGCCCAGTTCTCCGTCTCCCCTCAACATTCCCCCCGAAACGGCGTTGCTTCggcccccctccaccccccctGCTGACCTTCCGGAATCGGCGACCCTGGACAAACCGGACACGACCGAGCAAACCTCAGAACCTTCCCAGCGTCCCGTGCCAGAACTGGGTGTCGCCGAGTAA
- the phf21ab gene encoding PHD finger protein 21A isoform X2: protein MAAPTGRVQSLAQRGTFMLQLDAFPSGDGVQADPSAARLTASMMELQTLQEALKVEIQIHQKLVAQMKQDPQVSALARSPAGQRAGVRRSLTAPTHSLVQNADLKKQLHELQAKITALSEKQKKVVEQLRKELLVKQEPEAKVQLQVHAPPAGCEVRPTALQQIAGGLQQTLTVTPLLATKTLPLVLKAAPVLPQRPATVTMVTAAISKADLHGAPINLQVASKLNTHGLEPVRLVSKGTMLVRPKPGSPAVAIAPAPPPPPMMAAPQLLQRPVMLTAKLSPASLTPAAPIHQLRIVNGQPCVKGASGPLTGIVIAAPGARLAGAPRAPDPAACVPARPLQTGGTEPKTVKTAGGAEHRATLPPSATPPSSPPPGPKKEESPEKLAFMVSLGLVTHDHLEEIQSKRQERKRRTTANPVYSGAVFEPERKKSAVSYLNSPVHQATRKRGRPPKYGGVPESGHLTPTSPSSPVRPLPPPGPGDGDIHEDFCTVCRRSGQLLMCDTCSRVYHLDCLEPPLKNIPKGMWICPKCQDQILKKEEAIPWPGTLAIVHSYIAYKEAKEEEKQKLIKWSAELRLEREQLEQRVKQLSNSITKCMETKNGILARQKEMQLSLDKVKHLVRLIQAFNFKQTPPDPDGSKGLSQNGAEPPRPDDAHRPDDAHRPEDAPRPDDAPRPDDAPRPDDAPRPDDAPRPDDAPRPDDGPRPDDGPRPDDGPRPDDGPRPDDGPRPDDGPRPDDGPRPDDGPRPDDAHRPDDGPRPDDAHRPEDAHRPEDAPRPDDAPRPDDAPRPEEGPRPEDAHRPEDAHRPEDAHRPDDAPRPDDAPRPDDAPRPEEGPRPEEGPRPEEGPRPEEGPRPEEGPRPEEGPRPEEGPRPEEGPRPEDGPRPEDAHRPEDAHRPGDSDECEKGGDRALESGRDDPAFAPDRREGDAEDGPWPEALPTAPASPEPSSPSPLNIPPETALLRPPSTPPADLPESATLDKPDTTEQTSEPSQRPVPELGVAE from the exons AT GGCAGCACCCACGGGCAGAGTCCAGTCCCTAGCCCAGCG CGGCACGTTCATGCTTCAGTTGGATGCTTTTCCCAGCGGAGACGGGGTTCAG GCTGATCCTTCAGCTGCGAGACTGACGGCATCCATGATGGAACTGCAGACCCTGCAGGAGGCTCTGAAGGTGGAGATTCAGATCCACCAG AAACTGGTGGCCCAAATGAAGCAGGACCCTCAGGTAAGTGCACTGGCAAGAAGCCCAGCCGGCCAGCGCGCAGGCGTCCGTCGCTCGCTAACGGCGCCAACCCACTCTTTGGTTCAGAATGCCGATCTGAAGAAGCAACTTCACGAGCTTCAAGCCAAGATCACCGCCTTGAGCGAGAAGCAG AAAAAGGTGGTGGAGCAGCTGAGGAAAGAACTGCTGGTCAAGCAAGAACCCGAAGCCAAAGTGCAGCTCCAAGTCCATGCGCCGCCCGCGGGCTGTGAGGTCAGGCCCACCGCCCTGCAGCAGATTGCCGGAGGACTGCAGCAG ACTCTGACGGTGACGCCGCTCCTCGCCACCAAGACGTTACCCCTGGTGCTTAAAGCGGCGCCCGTCCTGCCGCAACGCCCGGCCACCGTCACCATGGTGACCGCCGCCATCTCCAAAGCCGACTTGCACGGCGCCCCCATCAACCTGCAAGTGGCGAGCAAACTCAACACGCACGGCTTGGAACCGGTCAGACTCGTGTCCAAGGGCACCATGCTG GTCAGGCCGAAGCCCGGCTCGCCCGCCGTCGCCATCGCCCCGGCCCCTCCGCCGCCGCCAATGATGGCGGCACCCCAGCTGCTTCAGAGACCCGTGATGTTAACCGCCAAGCTGTCGCCCGCCTCGCTGACACCCGCCGCCCCCATTCACCAGCTCCGCATTGTCAACGGGCAGCCCTGCGTCAAGGGCGCCTCCGGCCCTTTGACGGGCATCGTCATCGCCGCCCCCGGCGCCcggctcgccggcgctccccgGGCGCCCGACCCGGCCGCCTGCGTCCCCGCCCGGCCTCTGCAGACGGGCGGTACCGAACCCAAG ACCGTTAAAACGGCGGGCGGCGCGGAGCACAGGGCGACGCTCCCTCCGTCGGCGACTCCGCCCTCGTCACCGCCTCCCGGGCCCAAGAAGGAGGAGAGTCCCGAG AAACTGGCTTTCATGGTGTCGTTGGGACTCGTCACGCACGACCACTTGGAAG AGATACAGAGCAAACGGCAAGAACGCAAGAGGAGAACGACGGCCAACCCGGTCTACAGCGGTGCCGTCTTTGAACCCGAG AGGAAAAAGAGCGCCGTGAGTTACCTGAACAGCCCCGTACACCAGGCGACACGAAAGAGAG GTCGCCCACCCAAATACGGCGGCGTCCCGGAGTCGGGCCACCTTACCCCGACCTCCCCCTCCAGCCCCGTACGCCCCCTCCCCCCGCCCGGCCCCGGGGAC GGAGACATCCATGAGGACTTCTGCACTGTGTGCAGACGCAGCGGCCAGTTGCTCATGTGCGATACGTGTTCTCGTGTCTATCACCTGGACTGCCTGGAACCGCCCCTGAAAAACATTCCTAAAGGCATGTGGATCTGTCCAAAATGCCAAGATCAG ATCCTCAAGAAAGAAGAAGCCATTCCTTGGCCCGGAACGCTGGCCATAGTCCACTCCTACATCGCCTACAAAGAAG CGAAAGAAGAAGAGAAGCAGAAGCTCATCAAGTGGAGCGCAGAACTTAGGCTGGAGCGCGAGCAACTAGAACAACGAGTCAAGCAGCTCAGTAACTCCATCACG AAGTGCATGGAGACCAAGAATGGCATCCTAGCTCGCCAGAAGGAGATGCAGCTCTCTCTGGACAAGGTGAAACATCTGGTCCGTCTCATCCAAGCCTTCAACTTCAAGCAGACGCCGCCCGACCCCGACGGAAGTAAAGGCTTATCCCAAAATGGTGCGGAACCGCCCCGGCCCGATGACGCCCACCGGCCCGATGACGCCCACCGGCCCGAGGACGCCCCCCGGCCCGATGACGCCCCCCGGCCCGATGACGCCCCCCGGCCCGATGACGCCCCCCGGCCCGATGACGCCCCCCGGCCCGATGACGCCCCCCGGCCCGATGACGGCCCCCGGCCCGATGACGGCCCCCGGCCCGATGACGGCCCCCGGCCCGATGACGGCCCCCGGCCCGATGACGGCCCCCGGCCCGATGACGGCCCCCGGCCCGATGACGGCCCACGGCCCGATGACGGCCCCCGGCCCGATGACGCCCACCGGCCCGATGACGGCCCCCGGCCCGATGACGCCCACCGGCCCGAGGACGCCCACCGGCCCGAGGACGCCCCCCGGCCCGATGACGCCCCCCGGCCCGATGACGCCCCCCGGCCCGAGGAAGGCCCCCGGCCCGAGGACGCCCACCGGCCCGAGGACGCCCACCGGCCCGAGGACGCCCACCGGCCCGATGACGCCCCCCGGCCCGATGACGCCCCCCGGCCCGATGACGCCCCCCGGCCCGAGGAAGGCCCCCGGCCCGAGGAAGGCCCCCGGCCCGAGGAAGGCCCCCGGCCCGAGGAAGGCCCCCGGCCCGAGGAAGGCCCCCGGCCCGAGGAAGGCCCCCGGCCCGAGGAAGGCCCCCGGCCCGAGGAAGGCCCCCGGCCCGAGGACGGCCCCCGGCCCGAGGACGCCCACCGGCCCGAGGACGCCCACCGGCCCGGCGACTCGGACGAGTGCGAGAAAGGTGGGGACCGAGCGCTGGAAAGTGGTCGGGACGACCCGGCGTTCGCCCCCGACCGTCGGGAAGGAGATGCGGAGGATGGGCCTTGGCCAGAGGCTCTGCCTACGGCGCCCGCTTCCCCGGAGCCCAGTTCTCCGTCTCCCCTCAACATTCCCCCCGAAACGGCGTTGCTTCggcccccctccaccccccctGCTGACCTTCCGGAATCGGCGACCCTGGACAAACCGGACACGACCGAGCAAACCTCAGAACCTTCCCAGCGTCCCGTGCCAGAACTGGGTGTCGCCGAGTAA
- the phf21ab gene encoding PHD finger protein 21A isoform X1, giving the protein MAAPTGRVQSLAQRGTFMLQLDAFPSGDGVQADPSAARLTASMMELQTLQEALKVEIQIHQKLVAQMKQDPQVSALARSPAGQRAGVRRSLTAPTHSLVQNADLKKQLHELQAKITALSEKQKKVVEQLRKELLVKQEPEAKVQLQVHAPPAGCEVRPTALQQIAGGLQQTLTVTPLLATKTLPLVLKAAPVLPQRPATVTMVTAAISKADLHGAPINLQVASKLNTHGLEPVRLVSKGTMLVRPKPGSPAVAIAPAPPPPPMMAAPQLLQRPVMLTAKLSPASLTPAAPIHQLRIVNGQPCVKGASGPLTGIVIAAPGARLAGAPRAPDPAACVPARPLQTGGTEPKQTVKTAGGAEHRATLPPSATPPSSPPPGPKKEESPEKLAFMVSLGLVTHDHLEEIQSKRQERKRRTTANPVYSGAVFEPERKKSAVSYLNSPVHQATRKRGRPPKYGGVPESGHLTPTSPSSPVRPLPPPGPGDGDIHEDFCTVCRRSGQLLMCDTCSRVYHLDCLEPPLKNIPKGMWICPKCQDQILKKEEAIPWPGTLAIVHSYIAYKEAKEEEKQKLIKWSAELRLEREQLEQRVKQLSNSITKCMETKNGILARQKEMQLSLDKVKHLVRLIQAFNFKQTPPDPDGSKGLSQNGAEPPRPDDAHRPDDAHRPEDAPRPDDAPRPDDAPRPDDAPRPDDAPRPDDAPRPDDGPRPDDGPRPDDGPRPDDGPRPDDGPRPDDGPRPDDGPRPDDGPRPDDAHRPDDGPRPDDAHRPEDAHRPEDAPRPDDAPRPDDAPRPEEGPRPEDAHRPEDAHRPEDAHRPDDAPRPDDAPRPDDAPRPEEGPRPEEGPRPEEGPRPEEGPRPEEGPRPEEGPRPEEGPRPEEGPRPEDGPRPEDAHRPEDAHRPGDSDECEKGGDRALESGRDDPAFAPDRREGDAEDGPWPEALPTAPASPEPSSPSPLNIPPETALLRPPSTPPADLPESATLDKPDTTEQTSEPSQRPVPELGVAE; this is encoded by the exons AT GGCAGCACCCACGGGCAGAGTCCAGTCCCTAGCCCAGCG CGGCACGTTCATGCTTCAGTTGGATGCTTTTCCCAGCGGAGACGGGGTTCAG GCTGATCCTTCAGCTGCGAGACTGACGGCATCCATGATGGAACTGCAGACCCTGCAGGAGGCTCTGAAGGTGGAGATTCAGATCCACCAG AAACTGGTGGCCCAAATGAAGCAGGACCCTCAGGTAAGTGCACTGGCAAGAAGCCCAGCCGGCCAGCGCGCAGGCGTCCGTCGCTCGCTAACGGCGCCAACCCACTCTTTGGTTCAGAATGCCGATCTGAAGAAGCAACTTCACGAGCTTCAAGCCAAGATCACCGCCTTGAGCGAGAAGCAG AAAAAGGTGGTGGAGCAGCTGAGGAAAGAACTGCTGGTCAAGCAAGAACCCGAAGCCAAAGTGCAGCTCCAAGTCCATGCGCCGCCCGCGGGCTGTGAGGTCAGGCCCACCGCCCTGCAGCAGATTGCCGGAGGACTGCAGCAG ACTCTGACGGTGACGCCGCTCCTCGCCACCAAGACGTTACCCCTGGTGCTTAAAGCGGCGCCCGTCCTGCCGCAACGCCCGGCCACCGTCACCATGGTGACCGCCGCCATCTCCAAAGCCGACTTGCACGGCGCCCCCATCAACCTGCAAGTGGCGAGCAAACTCAACACGCACGGCTTGGAACCGGTCAGACTCGTGTCCAAGGGCACCATGCTG GTCAGGCCGAAGCCCGGCTCGCCCGCCGTCGCCATCGCCCCGGCCCCTCCGCCGCCGCCAATGATGGCGGCACCCCAGCTGCTTCAGAGACCCGTGATGTTAACCGCCAAGCTGTCGCCCGCCTCGCTGACACCCGCCGCCCCCATTCACCAGCTCCGCATTGTCAACGGGCAGCCCTGCGTCAAGGGCGCCTCCGGCCCTTTGACGGGCATCGTCATCGCCGCCCCCGGCGCCcggctcgccggcgctccccgGGCGCCCGACCCGGCCGCCTGCGTCCCCGCCCGGCCTCTGCAGACGGGCGGTACCGAACCCAAG CAGACCGTTAAAACGGCGGGCGGCGCGGAGCACAGGGCGACGCTCCCTCCGTCGGCGACTCCGCCCTCGTCACCGCCTCCCGGGCCCAAGAAGGAGGAGAGTCCCGAG AAACTGGCTTTCATGGTGTCGTTGGGACTCGTCACGCACGACCACTTGGAAG AGATACAGAGCAAACGGCAAGAACGCAAGAGGAGAACGACGGCCAACCCGGTCTACAGCGGTGCCGTCTTTGAACCCGAG AGGAAAAAGAGCGCCGTGAGTTACCTGAACAGCCCCGTACACCAGGCGACACGAAAGAGAG GTCGCCCACCCAAATACGGCGGCGTCCCGGAGTCGGGCCACCTTACCCCGACCTCCCCCTCCAGCCCCGTACGCCCCCTCCCCCCGCCCGGCCCCGGGGAC GGAGACATCCATGAGGACTTCTGCACTGTGTGCAGACGCAGCGGCCAGTTGCTCATGTGCGATACGTGTTCTCGTGTCTATCACCTGGACTGCCTGGAACCGCCCCTGAAAAACATTCCTAAAGGCATGTGGATCTGTCCAAAATGCCAAGATCAG ATCCTCAAGAAAGAAGAAGCCATTCCTTGGCCCGGAACGCTGGCCATAGTCCACTCCTACATCGCCTACAAAGAAG CGAAAGAAGAAGAGAAGCAGAAGCTCATCAAGTGGAGCGCAGAACTTAGGCTGGAGCGCGAGCAACTAGAACAACGAGTCAAGCAGCTCAGTAACTCCATCACG AAGTGCATGGAGACCAAGAATGGCATCCTAGCTCGCCAGAAGGAGATGCAGCTCTCTCTGGACAAGGTGAAACATCTGGTCCGTCTCATCCAAGCCTTCAACTTCAAGCAGACGCCGCCCGACCCCGACGGAAGTAAAGGCTTATCCCAAAATGGTGCGGAACCGCCCCGGCCCGATGACGCCCACCGGCCCGATGACGCCCACCGGCCCGAGGACGCCCCCCGGCCCGATGACGCCCCCCGGCCCGATGACGCCCCCCGGCCCGATGACGCCCCCCGGCCCGATGACGCCCCCCGGCCCGATGACGCCCCCCGGCCCGATGACGGCCCCCGGCCCGATGACGGCCCCCGGCCCGATGACGGCCCCCGGCCCGATGACGGCCCCCGGCCCGATGACGGCCCCCGGCCCGATGACGGCCCCCGGCCCGATGACGGCCCACGGCCCGATGACGGCCCCCGGCCCGATGACGCCCACCGGCCCGATGACGGCCCCCGGCCCGATGACGCCCACCGGCCCGAGGACGCCCACCGGCCCGAGGACGCCCCCCGGCCCGATGACGCCCCCCGGCCCGATGACGCCCCCCGGCCCGAGGAAGGCCCCCGGCCCGAGGACGCCCACCGGCCCGAGGACGCCCACCGGCCCGAGGACGCCCACCGGCCCGATGACGCCCCCCGGCCCGATGACGCCCCCCGGCCCGATGACGCCCCCCGGCCCGAGGAAGGCCCCCGGCCCGAGGAAGGCCCCCGGCCCGAGGAAGGCCCCCGGCCCGAGGAAGGCCCCCGGCCCGAGGAAGGCCCCCGGCCCGAGGAAGGCCCCCGGCCCGAGGAAGGCCCCCGGCCCGAGGAAGGCCCCCGGCCCGAGGACGGCCCCCGGCCCGAGGACGCCCACCGGCCCGAGGACGCCCACCGGCCCGGCGACTCGGACGAGTGCGAGAAAGGTGGGGACCGAGCGCTGGAAAGTGGTCGGGACGACCCGGCGTTCGCCCCCGACCGTCGGGAAGGAGATGCGGAGGATGGGCCTTGGCCAGAGGCTCTGCCTACGGCGCCCGCTTCCCCGGAGCCCAGTTCTCCGTCTCCCCTCAACATTCCCCCCGAAACGGCGTTGCTTCggcccccctccaccccccctGCTGACCTTCCGGAATCGGCGACCCTGGACAAACCGGACACGACCGAGCAAACCTCAGAACCTTCCCAGCGTCCCGTGCCAGAACTGGGTGTCGCCGAGTAA